The Tenrec ecaudatus isolate mTenEca1 chromosome 13, mTenEca1.hap1, whole genome shotgun sequence genome segment CAGACAGCAgatcagaaggaaggaaggaaggaagagaggctGGGCTAGTTATTGCTCCTGAACGTTTGACACGAGTTCATCTCAACCCACAACGGAAGGTGACAGGCTGTGTGTCTCTTGATTCTGGAAATGTCCCTGGCTTCTCGTACCTTCTGTTCTGCAGGGAAGAAATGTCCCAGCTTTCTTTAGCCCTCAGATGCTAAACTATCCTTTGGGATTTCCCTGCCCTTCTACAATAATCTCTAAAGCAAACTGCTCCAGTTATTCAAGTTTAGTGCCAGAGGGTTAAATGAAATGATACAACTACTTGCAATTAGGGGATGGAAGGTCGAGAGCTTTGAACTGATAGTGATAGGTTCTGGGTTCTGGCTCCAGGTAAGATGAATGTAGTCCTTTCGTCTCTGAATACAGCTACAAAGCATGATCAGGATGTATAAAAGAGCTACTTAAGAATGTCGAAGGAGCCCTGACAacgtagtggttatgtatttggCTTTGAACCAcaagaatgttgaaaagcaattAATAGCAGGTGAGGTAGGGAAGAAGACCAGAATTTGAAGCACCACTGAACCAACAATGAGATTCCTTCTCTTCCGCCATGCCAATAGCCCCTGGTCTAAACTCAAGTCTACCCGAAGCTCAGAAGTGGAGAGAGATCCACAAGAaatatgccaggggcttaggtggagagcggatgtttggtaagaatgatgagggcaatgaatgtacaaatgtgctttacacaatggatgaacgtgtggattgtgataagagttgtatgaacccccaataaaatgatttgaaaaaaggaAAACCTCTCCTGGACAGAGAACTCCCACAGAGCTCCTGTAGTCTCTGCTGGGGGCAcagacaagcaaacagaaaagCCCCGTCCGTTGCTGTTGGGTTGTTCGGATTCATGGTGGTTCCACATGTTACCGATGAAAACTAAGCTCCATCGTTTTCTGGCTGTAAGCATTAGCAGTGCTGGTGGGCAGTGTGATCGTTACTGTCACCTTGactgggccagaattctcagtggtcTGGCAGTCGAGGCGTCCGCCATGAAGGACCTCACAGTGGTAGCACCTCCAGGATGGGATCCCTGTGAGCAGCAAGCACTTGGGAGAAAATTTAAGGTCACTCCCTGCTGCAATAGAAAGTTACATTTTCGTGTGTGTGGCATAACCCTATTTAAGTGGACTCTGTGGGAGGGATGACTCTCTTCTTGCTGGCATCGATCCTGCATTTGTTACATCAGCTGCTgggttctttgaacttgaaccaAGGGCCCATGATATTTCCTACTGGCTCTGGGAGCAATCAGTGGCCTGCCCTGTTGCCTGCTGAACCTGgttggattcatctgcctctgcctTCACCAGGCTGTGGTCGGCCCTGGAAGCTATGGGAGTCAGGACAAACATCCAGAtaaacatctgacccatggacttgaaccacaCTGGACTTAGCCACGTCTACAACTGTgtgatcatctatctatctatctatctatctatctatctatctatctatctatctatctatctatctatctatctatcattttctATGTAGAGATCTgcattctctagagaacctagccaACCACAGATGGGTTAGAACCACGGACCTTTATGTTAACTGTGTGCCCCACCTCAGGACCTTCTGAGAATcagtcaaggggagccctaagaTTCAGAGATAATGgagaaccacccccacccccattttcttttctttcctctcttcagCCCATAGACCCCAGATAATGTGTCACAATGGCAGGAGCTGCGATGCTCGTCATAGATAAGGGGCCGGTGGGGACTCAGCATTCTGAAGGGTTGTACATTTCAAAACATTAGGGCTGCTATGGTTCCAAGAGGGTAAGAAGAAACCACATTTTTTTGTTTCTCTCCTTTTCCCACCACCTGGCTCCATAGTGAATACAGCTGCACAAGGCGTTGCCATTGCAGGCTTAGTCGAGGCTTAGCTCTGGAGCTAGAGAGAAGTCTCAAGGACCCAGAAAGTAGTAGGGGAGGTCAGGAACATGCGCCCATAGGTTATTTACAAACTCCATATGCAAGCGCCTGGATCTGACCTAGAGAACAAAAACACGAGACTGAGCATCCTTCATATCCCGACTGATGACTGTGTAGTGCACATGTGGGGCAGATCCGAATAGCACAGTAAGACTTTGAAAAATGAACAAACATTGGGATCCCAAAGGATAGAAGCCTTGTGTCTTGAAGACAACCTGTTCGATTGTCTTCCAACACAGTAATACCAACATCCTCAATTTAAACACAACTAAGATGTCATAATAGTAAAACACCCCAAATCTCAGTGTTTAATCCAAAATTACGCAGCACAGAAAGACCCAAGAGAAATCTCAACTTGCATTGCCAACAAATGCCAATGCCAAGGTGACGCCCATgctgcatagtccaagtcctcaaGCAGTCGTCATCAAACTACTCTCAAACATAGGGGCAAACATCTTCAAGTGAATAGGgagctaaataaataaaaggcataCAAAAGAACCAAAGGAAGACTTGAAGTCTAAGAAAAGAGTCACTGCTTGGGCCCATCGCAGAATGGAGATGATGGCGGAAAGAGACGGTGACTTTGCTTTACCTCAGACTGTCGTTGAACCCTTCCACGGCGTATTTAGATGGGCTGTAACCTCCTCCGCTGAATGCAAGTCGACCCCCAATACTGGAGACGTTGATAATTCTCCCTTGAGCTTTTTTGACCAAGGGAAGCATATGCAGAGTCACATTGATGAGCCCAAACAGGTTCACTTCGATAGGTTCCCGGTAGTCCTCCACGGTCAGCCAGTCGGTGGGGGCCAGCACTCCGGTGACACCAGCATTGTTGATCAGCCCCCAGAGACCTAGAACAGAGGACCACAAGGAGGTGTGGTAGTGGGAGTTGACTCACTCACCATAAACACACACTTATATGGTCATCACCCATAGAAATACAGCCTCAGCTTTATGTACCGGGGCATTGCCTCCTTCTAATCATGCTCCTGCTTTGAAATACTTAGCAGTTTGGGGAAATGACtgcagaagggtgtgggaggtttAGTGGAAGTAAGTGTTGAAGTTCTCTTACTGGGAAGAAACTTGATGTTACTCTCTTTCTGGCCTTAGCTGTCAGACACTAGTTCTCTGACTGAGACTTCCTGATTTTTAATCTCAGATGTAATTCATCTATTTCACCTAGTTTGCCAAATGTGAAGGCCAAAAATATATTATAAGATCTATCTGATGAAAGTACAACATTAGTCCACTTCATATTTATTTGGGTTAAAAATAAACAGAAGAGATAATTCACTGGGCTTTTGTATGATGAGAAATTATTTGTTAAAAGATTTTTGGAAGCATTACAAATTATCAGGAGTTTTATCAAATCATTGCTTTTGAAGTTCAGAATTAACTATCTgaggaagagatgaagaaaagcgcatatattttttttcctctttttacccccaaATATTTTCATTCATGAGACTATGTCAAAGTGCTTTTCACGTCTCTAAACTTATCTGGTTCAGAATGCAGCTATTAATCAGAACATGATGCAGAATCAGTGTCCAGTGATTTCCACAAATATCCAAGACACAGATATTCAACTTTTCAGACCATTTGCTACCTTCCATAATGAAAATGTGTGATCTCCGGAGCCAGTTTTGTAGTGAGATAAGGACGCCAGACCTCTAGATAACATTTTAGAGATTGCCCCGATAGTCAGTAGAATTTATCCCCAAGTACCTTTGGCCCCCACAAGGAGGCTTCGTGGTCACTACCATTGGgccgttaaccacaaggtcagctttgGAGACCATCAGTCACTTCTcaggacaaagacagggctttctactccagtagagttatagtctcagaacctcacaaggggcaattctaccttgtcctctagggtcgctgtgagttagcatcaatttgatggcagagaGAGTGCCTTTGGGGGAAGCCTATATCTTCCAGTTCAGTTCTAAATTCACGGGCTTAAGACTGGAAGTTATTTTGATTGTGTCTCTCATGCACCTCTAGGAGACTTAGAACTATTGAGAAGCTCAAGGTCAAAGAAGGACGCCGTTGGCATTGGGGAGACATGTTCCTGAACCCTCTCTAGTTAGCGTTGCTACCCTCCGAGGTGGCTTACCTTTCTGCCCGACGTGGTCCTTCACCAGCTGGGTGGTCCTCTTGAGGCTCTGTGGGTCGGTTACATCCAGAAGCATCGCGTGAAGCCTATCTGAGGTTTCTGCTTTTAAAGCTGTCAGTCCTGATTCTGTCAGACAGGCAGCAATGACACGAAATCCTCTTTTATCAAAAGTCTTGGCCGCCAAGTTTCCAAAGCCCGTATCACATCCAGTGATAAAAATGTACTTATCATTGATGTCTGTAATCGTTACTCGTCTTTTGTAATTCCACAGGAGACCACAGAGGATTAGAAGCACTCCCACCAAAAGCAGCATTTTCCCCCCTTTCTGTATCTGATGAGAGAAGATGGGGTCCTGGGTAtccaaaattagaaaaaaatcaattattCTACTTTAGGATTGATgaaattgagattttttttttagtgtattTTGAGTAGATaaataacaaaattttaaaaaccccacCTCTTATGTGCTGGTTGGTAGGGAAGGCAGTCATTTAATGTTAACTAGCTCTTCTAAAGTAATTCAAAATCGAATCCAGTAGAGTTGAGAGAAACAAAGGtatccaggagagagagaggaaggagccacCTCGCAGTCCATGCAGGCTGTGGGTTGACATGGCATTGTGAATGGTATGGGACGCTGCCATTAATCTCACGTGTGAATTCACATGTCTCAGGGAAAATTCTCATGGTAAAACCTTACCCTCTAACTACTTCATGAAATCAATACCCAGAATAGGCTCAAACTCAAACTGTTCGGCCGCATGACTAATGATTTCCACAGAAGAGTGTTTTAATGTTACCACCAAGAAAATACCAACTTGTTTGCTTTCTTATTTTGAATAGGTGGATGTTACCCTTCAACCAATTCTGAGGCCATTTTAGTCCCATGCAGAGAGTACTCAGGTGTGAGGCCACGGTGAGGGAACCCAAGCAGAGTGATGGCAAGGGGGAGACAGACATGGTGAACAACACGCGGTCTCCCAAACGGGAAACCACAAGCCTCAAGTTCTGTTCGCGCTGGACACCATCCCCACGAGGGGGAAAGCCCAGAGCACACAGTGCCCAGAAGAGCAAATGCGTGCTGTAAAACGGAGCTGTTTTGCCGGAGTGCTTGGAGCCTAatttttataggaatagaaagcctcttctttctccccaggaggagctagtgagtttgaattgtttacctttcagttagcagcccaacgcgtaaccactacgccagcttGGAGGAATTGTTCTCAATTAAAGGAGGCTTAAGGAACAGTGTTGTTGGTGTGTTAGGGGCCtttgagatgattctgactcgtagtgaccccttGTTCACCAGAAGGAAATacggcccagtcctgtgtcatcctcagaaTTAGTCTTACGCTTGAGCCCAtcgatacagccactgtgtcaaaggcCTTCCCCCCTTTAAATACTCCTGGGCTTCACCAAGCAcggtgaagtccttctccagggacgggcccCTCGTGACAATATGTctgaaatacatgagataaagtctcaccatccttactatgccaccaatctctctctctctctctctctctctctctctccctctctctcattatAAAAGTCTTTACTAGTCTGCTTTGGGATTCCATGCCAAAAATAGGCAATAATCACTGGACTTCACAGGTCAGTGACTTTGGCTACCAAACCATTTGCCTTCTGCTCTTGATAAACTCACCTCCATAACCACTGGGGAAAGGCACCATACACTGGAACCACTGGAAATGGCCTCCTCTCCTAGGCAAGCCCGTCTTTTCTTGGTGACAGTTAAGTGGAGAAAAGCTTTTACCTTACTTGCCTTGAGCACATATTAAAATTTGCTGTTGTCCTGGGTTTGGAGTCATCTTTGGATGACTTGAATCTTAGAGACTTCCACGACTGTCCCCAAAGAATGAATGAAGTTGTCTTAGAAGCACAACCAAAGTACCACTTTGAAGCCAGGATGGCCAGGCTTTCTCTCACTTGCTTCTGACGCATGATCAGGAGACACTAGCCCACGTAGAGCACATCACGCTTTGTCAGGAGAGGGTCACTGAAAAGTAgggggactgacccagtggctgcaactctTGGCTCAAATATAAGATGATTGTGAGACTTTTGCaggatggggcagttctattctgttgttTGTAGAGTttctctgggtcagaaccaactccacagcatcTAACAAAACCCATTTCAAATGCCATTGCCCAAAAGAGTCGATTCTTTTTAATCGCTAAAGTCCattcctctaggtcagtggttctcaacctgtgggtcgcgaccccttttataattgaacgaccctttcacaggggtctccagattcataacaatagcaaaatgacagtgatgaagtagcaaccaaaataattttatggttcggggtcaccacaagaggaaagggtcacggcgttaggaaggttgagaaccactggtctaggtcaTAGAACCAAGTCCAGCCACAAACCAACATGTCTCTTTGACCTTTAGTAGTATTTTACCCAACATGGCACCTTTGAGCAGCAAGACTCCGTCAGGAGAGCCATTGGAACATGACCTGTACACAGAGCCTGTTGATAGCCGATTGGCTCGTTAGTTCATTGACCACTGAAAAGTTAATGAGTAACAGCAACTAATTGGACAGACTCAAACACTATACCAGCTGTGGCCACCTCCAAATGACCCCCTAGTGCCATTGACTCAAATCTGGGGCATGACCCTACTTCCTTGAATGGCGTGTCTACTGTGTCTTCTAATGCATCTCTTGACATACTCTCTAGCGGTACAAATTCCTTGTTTCAAGGGTAATTCCTGGGTTAAAGGTCCAGGCTATCGAATCAGGTGAGTAGATAGATGCTCAATGTGATGCTAGCGGAGAATttgaaaggaccacggactgtcaaaaggacaaacaagtctgtcttggaagaagtatggtcagagtgctctttggaggcaaggatggtgagactttgtcttacatactttggacatgttttcaggagagagaccagtccctggagaaggacatcatgcttggtaaagtagagggacggcATGAAAGAGGAGGGTCCTCAACGTGATGGAcaaacacagtggctgtgacaagggGCTCAGCaccagaacaatggtgaggctggcgcagaaCCAGgcggcgtttcattctgttgtgcagagtctctgtgagtcagaaccgactcaacggCACCAGCAATGACAAACGCTCAACCCCAATGCGCTCAAATACCATCTGAAGACCTTGAGGCAAATTATTTACCTTTCCTGGCCCTCCCTTCTCCT includes the following:
- the DHRS9 gene encoding dehydrogenase/reductase SDR family member 9; this translates as MLLLVGVLLILCGLLWNYKRRVTITDINDKYIFITGCDTGFGNLAAKTFDKRGFRVIAACLTESGLTALKAETSDRLHAMLLDVTDPQSLKRTTQLVKDHVGQKGLWGLINNAGVTGVLAPTDWLTVEDYREPIEVNLFGLINVTLHMLPLVKKAQGRIINVSSIGGRLAFSGGGYSPSKYAVEGFNDSLRRDMRAFGVHVSCIEPGLFRTGLSDPMKANEKKCTIWNQLSPDIKQQYGEGYIEKSLEKLKSSASFMNLDLSLVVQCMEHALTSLFPKTRYTPGKDAQTFWIPLSHMPAVLQDFLLLRQKVQLANPKMV